The Sesamum indicum cultivar Zhongzhi No. 13 unplaced genomic scaffold, S_indicum_v1.0 scaffold00120, whole genome shotgun sequence DNA window TCCCAATAATGTGATCTAATAGGACTAAAATACCTTCCCCTCAAACAGGAATAGTGTTTTAAGGTATACCGACTACACAAGAAGAATGGACACACTAAGACCATCTAGATTTTCTTGGGTCTATTAGAAAGAAGCTCTAAGAATACAAGGAATACCTGTTTCATTAAAAGAAGCAACAAAATTTTAGGGGTAATTATAGCGCCCTCCCCTGAGTTTGGTTTAATTACAGGTAGAACCCCTCACGTTTGTAGAATAGAATCCGGATCTTTAGagtttatttcttgttgtaTGCATAAATAATGCACTTATGTATAATTAGAGAAAAGCGCTATCAGAAAAAAGATTCCTCAGCAGTGTACTGTATTTCATACCTTGGACTTTGATAAAGCTGGTCGTCATCGCTtgaaatttcatttgattGTTGCAACGGCCGGTTAATTGACCATGAGCTTGCACCAGGCAATTCATCTGAGAAGTACCTTCTCCTGATTAACTACACCAAATTCATGGCTCATTTAGATGATAAGctacaacaaatataagcaGGGATGTGGGAGGAAAATAAACCGAccgtttgaaaaaattttatcagCGTTTCCTTGTCATATCTTGCTTCCTTGGCAGCCTAATTCAAGAAACAGAAACTCAACAACTGGTGGATATCTGCAACTAATACAACATCTTTCATCTTTGAAAACTGTGAACGAATTAATTTGAGTTAAAACAGCATCAAATAAGAAATGTCATTttgcatttattaattttttatgaaaggaGTTCCCAGTAGTAAATGTCGGCTGAAAATCAATGTTATAGCTTATCAAAAGTTTAGCTACTTAGTGTTAAGAGTAGGATATTCCGGTGGAAATATGACCACCTTTGATTTATTGATACTTTTCAATTTCCATACCATTCTGAGACCTAAATAGAATTAGTTAGAAGCTTAGCCCCTCTGGGACTTGTCATGAAGCTCTTGAAATCAATGCAGAGGAAAATATCGAACTTACTGCTAGAAGGCCTCCAGCACTAGGAAAACTCTCAGTTAAAGGAAGTTCCTCACTAGAAGGAAGTAAACCCTGCTTTTCAACCCACTGGCGAGCTATATCAACAAGATTACCGCTGCTCCCTCGTGTGACTTCTTTCGAAGCAATATCAACTTTATTTCCTATAACAATGTATGGGACAGGAAGGCCGCAAGGCCCTGCAGATGCTAAAGGAGCTGAGAATGTCCCTTTTGCTGCAATCTCAGCAGCCCACTTCTGCAAGCTagtttttgttcttctttgaGAAAGGTCGTGGACAAAGATAACACCTAATAATCCAATTTCATtccagaaaaagaagaaaaaggacatAAATGAAGatcttatatttaaatgtataacaaTTCAAAACTCAACTAGGATGAAGTAAACagaaaattagtatgaaaggactATTTTGACGAGTAATTGATGCATAATGGATAGAAATTTCAGCCTCATATCGATGGGGAGAAATACAAAGGCACAAATTACTCATGGAAGAGAGAGtttcatttgatttaaataGATTCTTATTGAATGAAAAGCAGATTATTTAccattaatttgattatagaAGAGAGACCGGCAATCTTTGTATCTTTCATGTCCTGATATATCCCAGagttcaacaaaaaattctctttctGTGTCACCTTTGACGCTATTTGATGAGCTTCCAGAACTTCCATAAGTAATATGCTGCGAAGAAACAATAATAAGAAATCAACTTCATCCTACTAAGTCATTTTAAGAATACGGATACACCTATTACCTTCACAGCAACAGTACAGCCAATTGTTGGAGGAGGACGAGCAATGGAAGAACCTCTCATAATCAGATGAACTAGAGAAGTTTTCCCGACACCTAAAAGAACAAAGCAACTAGCATGAGTTTGATAATATGTACTGAAACCTCAGTCAAATCAACGGAATTCAGCAAACGAAGATAGACACCATATTACAGCACTCAAAACCGAGCATCTACTAAAGATCAAGTCCAACAAGGTAGACACCTTATAGCAGTTAGGCTAAGTTTTTGTAAGAGAGTCCATGCAGCAAGACAAGATGAATCCTTAACAGAAATAACTCAATATCACCTCCTCAACACTACCACTCTTTGCAGCCGAAATCCCAATTAACTGAAATCTAACCTGATCAGAGGAACAggttattcatatatatatatatatatatatatatatatatatatatatatatatatatatatatatatatatatatatatatatatatatatatatatatatatgtattaccTCCAATGACTGCAATTGCATTAAACCTGTGCTAAGctatataaaatcaaagttcaaataattatttctaatactCAATGAATTACAACATGGAAGTAGCCGGGCCCAATCAACAGTATGGACCTGTAGTTGCCTTCATCCAGAAATTCACAGTACTTAAATACTTTACTACATGAAACAATGCATATAGTGTTCCATTAAAACCTTAAAATAAATCTGAGAAATAACGCATCCATTAAAAAATGAGCTAACTTAAAGAACATCCGTCAACTAACAAAACAAGAAGTAGAGACATCAATAATCAAAACAAGCAAACACAGTGACGAGAAACTGAGAAAATGAGCTCCTGAAACAGCATTGACTTACCTGAGTCCCCAACAACAAGCACTCTAACCTGTCCACAAGGAGGCCCACCATTCTGCTCTTTGTTCTCCCTTTCTCTTCCCCTCCAGAACATTTCTCTCCCTGCTCCAGATAAACAGTAATCTCTCCTCCaagaaaatctcaaaaaacaaccaaaaaaatattcacctCAGTACTAACACAAGTCCCATCAAGAAACACAACAAATCTCCACCAAAACCAGCACTTTCTGAAATGGGTTCTTCCAATTTCTACCCAAAACCCATGTCATACCAGCTTTGCGATGCCCCCACAAGATTCAAAAAGGGAACACAAATGGGGCACAATCTTTAACAATTTCAATGGGACGCGCTTGACTCCGAGTATAATTACTCACTTTCCCGACTGattccacaaaaaataatcgtATTTTTCAGCTTAATATGGTGAAAATCCACAAGggtttatgcaaaaaattgCGGTTCTTCCCTCTCAGCTTACAATTATCGAAGAGGCACCAAACTTCCAActatatcaatttttgtttcctGAAAATCTTAGATCACTTATGTGTAAGTACGCGGAGAGAATCAAACAGCTGATCTGAATTGGCAATTAAACTATTTAGTTTTGATCAGACATGATTTTGATTCATGCGGCATTAGCAATGGGCTAACTTACCTTTATCCTCCCATTTTATTAGTTCccatattttatgaaatttttattttaatcccattttgttaatttttaagttagtgcttcataatttttatcgttaatttttaaagataaaagtGATCAAATATTAGACTAACACATCGGCTCTAATAGTATGGGgtttagtcctcaaacttgatgGTCCACGGAGTCTCATATATGGGATGACTGTATTTAAGTTCTGGTAAAAAATGACAATATTCTGATGTGGTTATTATAAGTCTTGTTCCAATGCAATCAGaatatgtatgaaaattgGTAAGTTccaaaaaatgatcaaataggaaaatatttttctatgttgATCAAGTGGAAAAACATAATCAGAATAATAAGCATAAATGTGAAGttcaggatgggaaccgatgACCAATTCCATACCCTAGCCAATGAAAGGACCGTACCTATATGACACTCGGTAATCTTAAGGTTCACGCCATTTTCACCTATTTTCTAGTGTCATGGCCATTGTTAAACGACCACCATTGTGGCGGGTGCTTTCGTATTAATTCTAGAATGAatgaaagtttaaattaattcgagagATTAAATGATGTGATCATTTAAATGGGAGAACCCATGTGATGAGAAACCcaagatttaattaatgagattaattaCATTTGAGTTAGgtctaattaatttgataagatcAACTTTAATTGtaggatcaattaattagattttttacttggtaatttaatgagattaaataaatcgGATTAGgctcaattattttatggattaattaattgggctaTGGGCTaggatttatttgataagatcaaataaattccaTTTAGGCTTTCAAGAATTTATTGGATCAATTTTATGGAGGTCCAAGTTtatgtgtttaatttatttttgaattaagaCCAATAGGATATATACATAGCCCTagcttgaatatatatatatttatatgtgatatatatatatatatgaggttGTATGGATGAGGTAGTTATTACTTAAGTACTTATGGTACTAGTAGGTAGTGTACTGGGGACATACATTATACctattttttacttcacaTGCAATGTATACATGTATACATACGATAAGTACATGAGATGTCTCTTATGTTTGTGCATGATACATagacttgtatatatataattttgcataTGATACAAAAGGCAATACTGCTCCCACACTTATCATCTGGACaactctcttctctctctttttctctctgttCAACACTATGTATTGCTCTATCCGTAGAGTACattgaatgtaaaaaaatGGCTATAACAGAGTTTCTCTTATTTGTATTAACAACTACTCTAGaaggaatatttttatggtgCTAACGATTTAATAACTATCTTTGTAGTTCCAGAATATTTCAGTTTATGCTCCAACCTATTATTTGGATATACCAAGAAAGATGTACAATTTAATGAGACTACTATGAAATATTTACTCATAGGTGAGGCAAGCTCTTCTATTCTGGTTCATGGTTTCTCTTGGCTATATGGTTTATCCGAGGGAGAGATCGAGCTTCAAGAAATAGTGAATGGTCTTATCAATACACAAATGTATAACTCCCTAGGAATTTCAATTGCGCTCATATTAATCATTGTAGGAATTGAGTTGTAACAACAACTACGAGACAGATTTTACGAGATGGATGAACTAAGGAATGACTTATCTAGACAAGTCTATTAACATCACCGGACCAAAAGAAGGGCTGATGAACTggagaataaaaattcaaagctTTGATGAGAGATAGAAGCCTTGAAAACTGAACACAAAGTTGAAGTAGAACAATTTGAACAAGAAAACCAACAACTTTGCAATGAAATAGTCCACCTCAGCGAGACTATTGATCAATTTGTTGAGATGGTTCTTGAAAAATCGAAGGAGGATCCTGAAAAAGATCCAATGGAATATCCAGACGAGTATGACGAGCTGACTGATGGTAGCGTTATTAACTGAAAGGTGTATCCTGTGACGAGTTGTTACTATACAACTCGGATGAGCCAATTTACTGCTTTcgtttattcaataatttaatattaaaagattcaTTGATTATGATATATACacataagtatatatatatatatatgtgctcAATGAATGTGATGATTTATCTTAGTccattttctatataatacttaaatcagtgttgtgattttttttccaacaattAAAATAGGAATTCAAGGAGGAAGGGATCTTCTAATCATAACGTGTGAAGTATGTTTAGATTGCAAGTTCCTGATTTCTTCCCCGtaagaaatgaaagaagatTTATATCCCACATTTTTTAGCTAAAACAACTTACCTTGAGCTTAAATACTTTGAGAGTTTAATCATAATCTTCATTTACAccatcataattaattagtgaatAACATGATTAATCATCCACTATGaaagttaatatttaatattatcttaaTTAGCCAATTAATTACATTCTTAATCATTATTAACCCCAATGGAGtttcacttttgattttgatgaGTTCAAAGTTTGAATATCCAAAGTTGAGAGATGAGATGTTGTTGACTACACCttaaaaatcaacaacaacaataataataaatataataaaacctCTCTTTCACCAGCAGAACTTTCCAGCCTTTTCAACCACATGACTTGTGAACTCACAAGAAAAGTTATTACAACCTTTTCCCctcatcaaaataaaattatagattcaCATGAAAGACCAACACTTCACATCCAAACCTAAACATACATACACCATTTATTGATTctaaatccaaaaaaataaaataattatgaacaATGACTTCTCACGTGTACGTTAGATTATGGTGGTGTAATAATTTGtgaactaattatttttgtgaattaGAGTTCCttctaattaatatctttataACAAGAATGTCAGAACCAACTCGTTGAttaaataacattaattattttaattacaattcccttattattttttcttttctaaaaagaaaaaactgcATGCATACACATTCTGGAATTTGACCATTCtaaatacttcaaatttttttgccTCAAAAAATTAAGGATAGATTACGAGGgactattttgaaatttatcgtaattacaagtacctaataaaattaacgattgtctaacaaatactcttTCATGACAACCTATTGtagggggtatttgttaggCAGTCGTTAATCATAGGaggtatttattatttttcaaataataaagagtatttgtaattatgatcaattttaggagattttattatttactaaaaaattaaagaaataaaaaatacgaagaagaaagaaaaacgcGCATACACATAGACATGGGCTTGTAAGAATTATAAAGCAAAAGTAGTGGAACACCACTTGAAGTCTTGAGCAACAAAGAACCACAGATTTCAACCTCCTTCAAACTTTCTAGACACCCAACCAAACATGGTCTCCACGATGTCTCAACCTGCTGCTACAACTTCTCTACAAGTCAATAACTTAAACTTCCAAACCCTTCCAGAGTCCAGCTTCTGATTATTCCATGTTTGCCTTAATTTAAGCAGAAACTTATAGCTAGCTTATCGATCAGCTATCAGATAATCATAGCTAGCAGCAGC harbors:
- the LOC105179020 gene encoding small GTPase LIP1, with product MFWRGRERENKEQNGGPPCGQVRVLVVGDSGVGKTSLVHLIMRGSSIARPPPTIGCTVAVKHITYGSSGSSSNSVKGDTEREFFVELWDISGHERYKDCRSLFYNQINGVIFVHDLSQRRTKTSLQKWAAEIAAKGTFSAPLASAGPCGLPVPYIVIGNKVDIASKEVTRGSSGNLVDIARQWVEKQGLLPSSEELPLTESFPSAGGLLAAAKEARYDKETLIKFFQTLIRRRYFSDELPGASSWSINRPLQQSNEISSDDDQLYQSPSLINNHPYKHTTLHPLPAQRNLTPPPTLYPQRPMSTPENYNIPRFALTSSHDIASARSRRMDINV